The proteins below are encoded in one region of Bacillus vallismortis:
- the rmgQ gene encoding unsaturated rhamnogalacturonyl hydrolase: protein MDQSIAVKSPLTYAEALAKTIMDTYTVEELPPANRWHYHQGVFLCGVLRLWEATGQKRYFEYVKAYADLLIDDYGNLLFRRDELDAIQAGLILFPLYETTKDERYVKAAKRLRGLYGTLNRTSEDGFWHKDGYPYQMWLDGLYMGGPFALKYANLKQERELFDQVVLQESLMRKHTKDSKTGLYYHAWDEARKMPWANEETGCSPEFWARSIGWYVMSLADMIEELPKKHPNRHVWEKTLQDMIESICRYQDKETGLWYQIVDKGDRSDNWLESSGSCLYMYAIAKGINKGYLDRAYKTTLFKAYQGLIQQKTETTVDGAFLVKDICVGTSAGFYDYYVSRERSTNDLHGAGAFILAMTELETLFRSEGK, encoded by the coding sequence ATGGATCAATCAATCGCTGTAAAATCGCCTCTTACGTATGCGGAGGCATTGGCAAAAACCATTATGGATACGTACACAGTGGAGGAGCTGCCGCCAGCAAACCGCTGGCACTACCATCAGGGTGTTTTCTTATGCGGTGTATTGCGGCTGTGGGAAGCAACCGGGCAAAAACGGTACTTTGAGTATGTGAAGGCTTATGCAGATCTCTTAATCGATGATTATGGCAATCTATTATTTAGAAGAGACGAGCTGGACGCCATTCAAGCGGGTCTTATTCTTTTTCCATTATACGAAACGACGAAGGATGAGCGGTATGTCAAAGCGGCAAAAAGGCTGCGCGGCTTGTATGGAACGCTGAACCGGACGTCAGAGGACGGCTTTTGGCACAAGGACGGCTATCCTTACCAAATGTGGCTTGACGGTTTATACATGGGCGGGCCGTTCGCGCTGAAATACGCCAATCTGAAGCAGGAACGGGAGCTGTTTGATCAGGTCGTGCTTCAGGAGTCGCTGATGAGAAAGCATACGAAAGATTCCAAAACCGGACTCTATTATCACGCTTGGGACGAAGCGAGAAAAATGCCTTGGGCCAATGAAGAGACAGGCTGTTCACCGGAATTTTGGGCGCGTTCCATCGGCTGGTACGTAATGTCTCTCGCCGACATGATTGAAGAGCTGCCGAAAAAGCATCCAAACCGTCACGTGTGGGAAAAAACGCTGCAAGACATGATAGAAAGCATTTGCCGCTATCAAGACAAGGAGACCGGATTATGGTACCAGATCGTTGACAAGGGTGACAGGTCTGACAACTGGCTGGAAAGCTCAGGGTCCTGCCTGTACATGTACGCAATCGCGAAAGGAATCAATAAAGGCTATCTAGACAGAGCTTACAAAACAACACTGTTCAAAGCGTATCAAGGTTTGATTCAGCAGAAAACCGAAACAACAGTAGACGGTGCGTTTCTCGTCAAAGATATATGTGTCGGAACATCGGCCGGTTTCTATGACTATTATGTCAGCCGCGAAAGAAGCACAAACGACCTGCACGGGGCAGGCGCGTTTATTTTGGCCATGACAGAGTTGGAGACTCTTTTTAGGTCGGAGGGGAAATGA
- a CDS encoding YesL family protein, with product MEHDGSMGRVLRFCEWMMRFAYTNLLWLFFTLMGLGLFGIMPATAALFAVMRKWVQGQDNVPVLQTFWREYKAEFLRSNLIGAVLALIGLIIYIDLVFIYPSHILLHVLRFAIMIFGFLYVSMLFYVFPLLVHFDWKKRLYVTYSLLLSVAYLQYTLVMLALTAALFFLLAYLPGIVPFFSVSLVSYCHMRIVYAVLLKVERQDDEPQKKRQTREAFYPKAR from the coding sequence GTGGAGCATGATGGCTCAATGGGGCGGGTGCTGCGCTTTTGCGAGTGGATGATGAGATTTGCGTATACAAACTTGCTTTGGCTGTTTTTTACGCTGATGGGTCTCGGGCTGTTCGGCATCATGCCCGCGACCGCAGCTTTATTCGCTGTCATGCGGAAATGGGTTCAGGGGCAGGATAACGTTCCTGTCTTACAAACGTTTTGGCGGGAATACAAGGCTGAATTTCTCCGTTCCAATCTGATCGGCGCTGTGTTGGCGCTCATCGGTTTGATTATTTATATCGATTTGGTATTTATTTATCCGAGCCATATCCTTCTGCATGTCCTCCGTTTTGCCATTATGATATTTGGATTTTTGTACGTATCCATGCTGTTTTATGTGTTTCCGCTGCTTGTTCATTTTGACTGGAAAAAACGTTTGTATGTGACATATTCGCTCTTGCTCAGTGTGGCATATTTGCAATATACACTCGTGATGCTTGCGCTGACTGCCGCTCTTTTTTTCTTGCTTGCGTACCTGCCCGGCATTGTCCCTTTTTTCAGCGTCAGCCTGGTCAGCTACTGCCATATGCGAATCGTTTATGCCGTCTTGCTCAAAGTGGAGCGGCAAGACGATGAGCCGCAAAAGAAACGCCAAACAAGGGAAGCTTTTTATCCGAAGGCGAGGTAA
- a CDS encoding Gfo/Idh/MocA family protein, producing the protein MKNIVICGLSSRALSMFIKPLMDRFSTQYEITGLLDADPKRFAVCKKRFPELVHVPEYNEDAFDEMMRVSKPDIVIVTGRDDTHVTYILRSLQWDTDVITEKPMVTTVRDANRVLEAEAKSKGKVTVAFNYRYSPFHRKIKEMILKGKIGRVTSVDLNWYIDTYHGASYFKRWNRSRLFSGGLSVHKSTHHFDLVNWWLGQNPAEVFAYGALNYYGPDSEWNPLPEEDGRFCGTCRVKEKCHYYSRWHPRSSAASVKDDHLQAGDQSSLYTAYRPDACIFDKEIDIEDTYVATVKYDGGALLSYSIIFSAPYEGYRLTINGTKGRIESNEFHEPSRIPFAFPEQTIEYYPLFESKQTIQVVKNEGGHGGGDPLLLEDLFLGKDPLRPYDILAGAEAGAYSIAVGEGMWRSVAEKKPIDIQKLFHIQNV; encoded by the coding sequence TTGAAGAACATTGTCATTTGCGGATTGAGTAGCAGAGCTCTCAGTATGTTTATCAAACCGCTGATGGATCGGTTTTCAACACAATATGAGATTACGGGATTGCTGGATGCCGATCCAAAACGTTTTGCCGTTTGTAAGAAGAGGTTTCCGGAGCTTGTCCACGTGCCGGAGTACAACGAAGACGCTTTTGATGAGATGATGCGTGTTTCAAAGCCTGATATCGTCATTGTGACTGGCAGGGATGACACACATGTCACTTACATCTTAAGAAGCCTTCAGTGGGATACGGATGTGATTACAGAAAAACCAATGGTGACGACGGTGCGGGATGCGAACCGGGTGCTTGAGGCAGAGGCGAAGAGCAAAGGAAAAGTCACCGTCGCGTTTAATTACCGCTACAGCCCGTTTCATCGGAAAATAAAAGAAATGATACTGAAAGGAAAAATAGGCAGGGTAACCTCTGTTGATTTGAATTGGTATATTGATACGTATCATGGCGCCAGCTATTTTAAACGCTGGAACCGGTCGAGGCTATTTTCCGGCGGCCTTTCTGTTCATAAATCAACACATCACTTCGATCTCGTCAATTGGTGGCTTGGGCAAAATCCGGCGGAGGTATTTGCTTATGGCGCCTTGAATTACTATGGCCCAGACAGTGAGTGGAATCCGCTGCCGGAAGAAGACGGGCGTTTTTGCGGAACATGCCGGGTCAAAGAAAAATGCCATTACTATTCAAGATGGCATCCCCGCTCGTCCGCTGCTTCTGTAAAAGATGATCATCTCCAAGCGGGAGACCAGTCCAGCTTGTATACAGCATACAGGCCTGACGCGTGTATTTTTGACAAGGAGATTGACATCGAGGACACGTACGTCGCGACTGTCAAATACGACGGCGGCGCGCTTTTGAGCTACTCGATCATATTTTCCGCTCCGTATGAAGGCTACCGGCTGACAATCAACGGGACAAAAGGGCGTATCGAATCTAATGAATTTCACGAGCCTTCCAGAATTCCATTTGCATTTCCTGAGCAAACAATTGAATATTATCCGCTTTTTGAATCAAAGCAGACAATACAAGTTGTCAAAAACGAGGGCGGACACGGCGGGGGAGATCCGCTATTGCTTGAGGATCTTTTTTTAGGAAAAGACCCGCTTCGCCCCTATGATATTTTAGCCGGTGCCGAAGCAGGAGCTTACTCTATCGCGGTTGGTGAGGGGATGTGGCGCTCGGTTGCCGAAAAGAAGCCGATCGACATTCAGAAGCTGTTTCACATACAAAATGTGTAA
- a CDS encoding sporulation protein Cse60 produces MLKVAVFDEEHEKDLQTEINSFLKGISEEQLIDIKYTVSAACDPDGEQLYCFSALILYRK; encoded by the coding sequence ATGCTGAAGGTGGCGGTATTTGATGAAGAGCATGAAAAAGATTTGCAGACGGAAATCAATTCATTTTTAAAAGGGATATCGGAGGAGCAGTTGATTGATATCAAATATACCGTTTCGGCGGCATGTGACCCAGACGGCGAACAGCTTTACTGTTTTTCCGCCCTTATTTTATATCGGAAATAA
- a CDS encoding extracellular solute-binding protein — MGNKWRVLLIVLVLALGGVLAGCKGADQSSAEGKADSDAKVKLSWMAILYHQQPPKDRAIKEIEKLTNTELDITWVPDAVKEDRLNAALAAGNLPQIVTIQDIKNSSVMNAFRSGMFWEIGDYIKDYPNLSKMNKLINKNVTIDGKLYGIYRQRPLSRQGIVIRKDWLDNLNLKTPKTLDELYEVAKAFTEDDPDKNGKDDTFGLTDRNDLIYGAFKTLGSYGGMPTDWKESGGKFTPDFMTQEYKDTMNYMKKLRDNGYMNKDFPVTSKTQQQELFSQGKAGIYIGNMVDAVNLRDHASDKSMELEIINRIKGPDGKERVWASGGHNGLFAFPKTSVKTEAELKRILAFFDRIAEEDVYSLMTYGIDGVHYKKGEGKTFTREESQVKDWQTDIQPLSGLIAIDKAYLKNTGDPLRTAYEELTEDNEKIIVSNPSESLYSAAESERGDELKKIIDDATYKYMIGDITEAQFDKEVEKWKSSGGKQIIQEYEEAFKQAK; from the coding sequence ATGGGAAACAAATGGAGGGTGCTTTTGATTGTGCTTGTACTTGCACTTGGCGGTGTGCTGGCGGGCTGTAAAGGGGCTGATCAGTCTTCTGCTGAAGGGAAAGCTGACTCTGATGCAAAGGTGAAGCTGTCTTGGATGGCGATTTTGTATCACCAGCAGCCGCCGAAAGACAGGGCGATTAAAGAAATTGAAAAGCTGACAAATACAGAACTGGACATCACCTGGGTTCCAGACGCTGTGAAAGAAGACAGGCTGAATGCGGCGCTTGCAGCCGGCAATCTTCCGCAAATCGTGACCATCCAGGATATTAAAAATTCGTCAGTCATGAATGCTTTCAGATCAGGAATGTTCTGGGAAATTGGCGATTATATCAAAGATTACCCGAACTTAAGCAAAATGAACAAACTCATTAATAAAAACGTTACAATCGATGGCAAGCTCTACGGGATATACAGACAACGTCCGCTTTCCAGACAGGGGATCGTCATTCGGAAGGACTGGCTGGACAATTTGAATTTGAAAACGCCAAAAACGCTGGATGAGCTTTATGAAGTCGCCAAAGCGTTTACGGAGGACGATCCGGATAAGAATGGGAAAGACGATACATTTGGGCTGACAGACCGCAATGACTTAATTTACGGCGCGTTTAAAACGCTTGGCTCGTATGGAGGCATGCCGACAGATTGGAAGGAATCAGGCGGCAAATTCACGCCTGATTTCATGACGCAGGAATACAAAGACACGATGAACTACATGAAAAAACTGCGTGACAATGGCTATATGAATAAGGATTTTCCCGTCACAAGCAAAACCCAGCAGCAGGAGCTGTTTTCTCAAGGAAAAGCCGGCATCTACATTGGGAATATGGTAGATGCGGTTAATCTGCGCGACCATGCCTCCGATAAATCGATGGAGCTTGAAATCATCAACCGCATAAAAGGCCCGGATGGGAAAGAGCGGGTATGGGCATCGGGAGGGCATAACGGCTTATTTGCTTTTCCGAAAACAAGTGTGAAAACAGAAGCGGAGCTTAAACGGATTTTGGCGTTTTTTGACCGAATTGCCGAGGAAGACGTCTATAGTCTGATGACTTACGGCATTGACGGTGTTCATTACAAAAAAGGAGAGGGCAAAACGTTCACACGCGAAGAAAGCCAAGTGAAAGACTGGCAGACTGATATTCAGCCGCTGTCCGGCTTAATCGCCATTGATAAAGCCTACTTAAAAAACACTGGGGACCCGCTTCGGACAGCGTACGAGGAACTGACCGAAGACAATGAAAAGATCATCGTCTCAAACCCTTCTGAAAGCCTGTATTCCGCTGCGGAGTCGGAACGGGGAGATGAACTGAAGAAAATCATCGATGACGCGACCTATAAATATATGATTGGAGACATCACAGAAGCCCAGTTTGATAAAGAAGTGGAAAAATGGAAGTCAAGCGGCGGAAAGCAAATTATTCAGGAATACGAAGAAGCGTTTAAACAAGCAAAATAA
- a CDS encoding helix-turn-helix domain-containing protein, with product MGGFMKRSQYKFYNKLITFFCLLSTIPVILVGLFSYEHSQKTAISNVSEEKLDTLQQTQQSIEHILKTVDHSLTHYVSSPPLLRTLSEPLHSDQFQIYNQVNQELNYLQSFDTDLSNMTLVSYMKKWYMNNSGLYRLNTNSLHEAAAAYTTHKASRSYWTLEENNHLISTKEGTSDNCRYNINLIKQLPLNSTITKGLAAASIPSCSLVKNMPDYSNANNLFIINEKGRIILHNNMSDIGESLQNDDFVQKMLAQTANSGQFETVIDRVHYKVTYQKSDYNTWTYFSLVSLPELKKEAKSIGWITVTVCFILLALSLLFSWLGSRHFYKPIRLLYESFAKHGAIQEKQPPQNEFELIEQSFKQLKDRNDDLEETMKQQATHLQHYFMVRLMLGKLTDEEVYNRFESLGLKQNWRHLALLVLQIDTLNHTPYEKKDMDLLLFAVNSLIERNIPADKHLAPAVVDKQQATILINQSGTKEAFMAELNETARMIQEKAETELQLSVSIGISKPFDALAKAKTAYVEGSEALKYRLKAENKSIIFYEDLDQKKTFKTHFPKQLQHELFDAVKAGDKEKADKCLHAILKAIFTQNTNPYQFQIAIARFLNHVIELMHVLGIELFELEENKMLYDQIFELKTFEDTENWLKNEFIHPMTDKVNARAGAQYKNISDNIIHIIHHEFESDLTLDEIARRLHYNPNYLSSIFKKEMGISFSEYVSGYRHHMAKSWLAETDMAVKDIAEKLKYKNSQNFIRSFKKLEGITPGTYRQQKRSM from the coding sequence ATGGGGGGTTTTATGAAAAGAAGCCAATACAAGTTTTATAACAAACTCATCACGTTTTTCTGTCTGCTCAGCACCATTCCTGTCATTCTAGTTGGATTGTTTTCGTACGAGCATTCTCAGAAAACGGCTATCTCCAATGTATCGGAGGAAAAACTCGACACACTCCAGCAGACCCAGCAAAGCATCGAACATATATTAAAAACCGTCGATCACTCTTTAACCCACTATGTGAGTTCGCCGCCTCTCCTTCGCACACTGTCCGAGCCTTTGCACTCTGACCAATTTCAAATCTATAACCAAGTGAACCAAGAGCTCAACTACCTGCAAAGCTTCGATACCGACCTGTCCAACATGACGCTAGTCAGCTATATGAAAAAATGGTACATGAACAATTCCGGCTTATACCGTTTGAATACAAACTCTCTTCACGAAGCAGCCGCAGCATATACAACACACAAAGCAAGCCGCTCGTATTGGACGCTTGAAGAAAACAATCATTTGATTTCGACAAAAGAAGGGACATCAGACAACTGCCGCTACAATATTAATTTGATTAAACAGCTTCCTCTAAACAGCACGATTACGAAGGGATTGGCCGCCGCAAGCATCCCGAGCTGTTCGCTTGTCAAAAACATGCCTGATTATTCAAACGCCAACAACCTGTTTATCATTAATGAAAAAGGCCGCATCATCCTGCATAACAACATGTCTGACATCGGCGAATCTCTTCAAAACGACGACTTTGTCCAAAAAATGCTGGCGCAGACCGCCAATAGCGGTCAGTTTGAAACCGTTATTGACCGGGTTCATTATAAAGTCACCTATCAAAAATCCGACTATAACACATGGACTTATTTCTCTCTCGTTTCCTTGCCTGAATTAAAAAAAGAAGCCAAATCAATCGGCTGGATCACGGTTACGGTATGCTTCATTTTGTTAGCGCTTTCATTATTATTCTCTTGGCTTGGCTCCCGCCATTTTTACAAACCGATCCGGCTGCTTTACGAATCTTTCGCAAAACATGGTGCCATACAAGAGAAACAGCCGCCTCAAAATGAATTTGAGTTAATCGAGCAGAGCTTTAAGCAGCTAAAGGACAGAAATGACGATCTTGAAGAAACGATGAAACAGCAGGCAACTCATCTGCAGCACTATTTTATGGTCAGGCTCATGCTTGGAAAACTGACGGATGAGGAGGTCTATAATCGTTTTGAAAGCCTCGGTTTAAAGCAAAATTGGCGGCATCTCGCCCTGCTCGTGCTCCAAATTGATACGCTGAATCATACGCCTTATGAGAAAAAGGATATGGATCTGCTTTTGTTTGCCGTCAACAGCCTGATCGAGCGCAACATCCCGGCAGACAAACACCTTGCCCCCGCCGTCGTGGATAAACAGCAGGCAACCATTTTGATCAATCAGAGTGGAACAAAAGAAGCATTCATGGCTGAGCTGAATGAGACTGCCAGGATGATTCAAGAAAAGGCGGAAACGGAGCTGCAGCTGTCTGTCAGCATCGGCATCAGCAAGCCGTTTGATGCGCTGGCAAAGGCGAAAACAGCCTATGTGGAAGGTTCTGAGGCATTGAAATACCGGCTCAAAGCGGAAAACAAATCAATCATCTTTTATGAAGACCTCGACCAGAAAAAAACCTTCAAAACCCATTTTCCAAAACAGCTTCAGCATGAGCTGTTTGATGCCGTAAAAGCGGGGGACAAGGAGAAAGCGGACAAATGCCTGCACGCGATTTTAAAAGCGATCTTCACCCAAAACACCAATCCATACCAATTCCAAATCGCCATTGCCCGCTTTTTGAACCATGTGATTGAACTGATGCACGTACTTGGGATCGAATTGTTTGAGCTTGAAGAAAACAAAATGCTGTATGACCAAATTTTCGAGCTGAAAACGTTTGAGGATACCGAAAACTGGCTCAAGAATGAGTTCATTCATCCAATGACAGACAAAGTGAACGCCCGTGCGGGTGCCCAGTACAAAAATATTTCCGACAACATCATTCATATCATCCACCATGAGTTTGAATCTGATTTGACATTGGACGAAATCGCCCGCAGGCTTCATTACAATCCAAATTATTTAAGCAGCATTTTCAAAAAAGAGATGGGCATTTCATTCAGCGAATACGTCTCCGGCTACCGCCATCATATGGCGAAAAGCTGGCTTGCTGAAACCGACATGGCGGTGAAAGACATTGCCGAAAAGCTGAAATATAAAAACTCGCAAAATTTTATCAGATCATTTAAGAAACTGGAAGGGATAACACCTGGAACCTACCGCCAGCAAAAAAGAAGCATGTAA
- the rmgP gene encoding polygalacturonan/rhamnogalacturonan ABC transporter permease — protein MKTAEAQVPAVDAVILKKEKRKRLLNKLVQQKYLYLMILPGCIYFLLFKYAPMWGIVIAFQDYQPFLGILGSEWVGLKHFIRLFTEPTFFLLLKNTLVLFALNLAIFFPVPILLALLLNEVRIALFKKFVQTLIYIPHFMSWVIVVSLSFVLLTVDGGLINELIVFFGGEKINFLLNEEWFRPLYILQVIWREAGWSTIIYLAAITAVDPQLYEAAKMDGAGRLRQMWHITLPAIKSVIVVLLILKIGDTLELGFEHVYLLLNATNREVAEIFDTYVYTAGLKQGQFSYSTAVGVFKAAVGLILVMLANRLAKKFGEEGIY, from the coding sequence ATGAAAACAGCAGAAGCGCAAGTGCCGGCTGTTGATGCAGTCATTTTAAAAAAAGAAAAAAGAAAGCGCTTACTAAATAAGCTGGTCCAGCAGAAATATTTGTATTTGATGATTTTGCCGGGTTGTATTTATTTTTTGCTTTTCAAATATGCCCCGATGTGGGGAATTGTGATTGCGTTTCAGGATTATCAGCCGTTTCTCGGCATTTTGGGGAGCGAATGGGTCGGGCTGAAGCATTTTATCAGGCTGTTTACAGAGCCTACATTTTTTCTCCTGTTAAAAAACACGCTCGTGCTATTTGCTTTGAACCTGGCTATATTTTTCCCGGTGCCGATTCTGCTGGCGCTTCTATTAAACGAAGTGCGGATCGCTCTCTTTAAAAAATTTGTTCAGACACTGATTTATATCCCGCATTTTATGTCTTGGGTTATCGTTGTATCGCTTTCGTTTGTGCTTTTGACGGTAGACGGAGGCTTGATTAATGAACTGATTGTGTTTTTTGGCGGCGAAAAAATCAATTTTCTGCTGAATGAAGAATGGTTCCGGCCCTTGTATATTCTGCAGGTCATTTGGAGAGAAGCGGGGTGGTCGACGATCATTTATCTGGCGGCCATTACAGCGGTAGACCCACAGCTGTATGAAGCGGCGAAAATGGATGGAGCGGGACGGCTGCGGCAAATGTGGCATATTACACTGCCCGCCATTAAAAGCGTCATCGTCGTTTTGCTGATTTTAAAAATCGGGGACACACTGGAGCTTGGCTTCGAGCATGTGTATTTACTGTTAAACGCGACAAACAGGGAAGTGGCGGAAATTTTTGACACGTACGTTTATACTGCGGGGCTGAAACAGGGCCAATTCAGCTACAGTACAGCAGTCGGCGTATTTAAAGCGGCAGTCGGGCTGATTTTGGTCATGCTTGCAAATCGTTTGGCGAAGAAGTTTGGCGAGGAAGGAATCTATTAA